In a genomic window of Candidatus Moranella endobia PCIT:
- the trpA gene encoding tryptophan synthase subunit alpha gives MERYQKLFSKLTSRTEGAFVPFVTLGDPSPVLSLQIIDTLISAGADALELGIPFSDPLADGPTIQKANLRAFAAGVTPAHCFELLSSIRAKYAEIPIGLLMYANLVYNEGIDSFYARCAAVGVDSVLVADVPLQESLLFRQAALRHDVAPIFICPPNADSELLHEIAFYGRAYTYLLSRAGVTGSEKRANKPLTQLVNALKKYKAAPILQGFGIAEPIQVRAALQAGTAGAISGSAIVRIIEEHVDHSTLMLEKLSLFVSAMKAATRC, from the coding sequence ATGGAACGCTATCAGAAATTATTTAGCAAGCTAACTTCACGCACTGAAGGCGCTTTCGTGCCGTTTGTGACGCTTGGTGATCCTAGTCCTGTACTATCGCTGCAAATTATCGATACTCTTATTAGCGCAGGGGCCGATGCTTTAGAACTAGGCATACCGTTCTCCGATCCATTGGCCGATGGCCCAACTATTCAAAAAGCCAACCTGCGCGCGTTTGCCGCCGGCGTAACGCCGGCACACTGTTTTGAACTACTATCATCCATTCGTGCAAAATACGCTGAGATACCAATTGGATTGCTAATGTATGCCAATTTGGTATATAACGAAGGTATTGACTCTTTCTACGCCCGCTGCGCCGCTGTTGGCGTTGACTCAGTGCTTGTAGCTGACGTGCCGCTGCAAGAAAGCCTACTATTTCGCCAAGCTGCGTTACGCCATGATGTGGCACCAATTTTTATTTGTCCACCAAACGCTGACAGCGAGCTGCTGCACGAAATAGCTTTTTACGGCCGAGCGTATACCTATCTGCTTTCGCGTGCAGGTGTCACTGGCAGTGAAAAAAGGGCAAATAAGCCGCTGACACAGCTTGTCAATGCATTGAAGAAGTATAAAGCAGCGCCCATACTTCAGGGCTTCGGTATTGCTGAACCCATCCAAGTACGCGCTGCTTTGCAGGCTGGTACCGCAGGTGCTATCTCAGGCTCGGCCATCGTGCGTATTATTGAAGAGCATGTGGATCATTCAACACTGATGCTAGAAAAATTGTCACTATTCGTTAGTGCAATGAAAGCTGCCACCCGCTGTTGA
- the pgl gene encoding 6-phosphogluconolactonase, with protein MIHIVYVASPESQQIHVWQMDNQGSLTLLQVLNTPGQGKPMAIHPANTHLYIGVRPVCGVVSYYIDKLGLLTEANITPLPGSPTHLTTDSKGKKLYSVSYSSSCLSVSPIDEHGIVGAPQQTLEGLTNCHSANVDTINKLLWVPCLQEDRIRLYAIDESENLTTLKPVALKSTGAGPRHMAFHYSGNYAYVINELSGMVQVIAINAARTGPRIVQTLDMMHSSGLSDTRWAADIHITPNGNLLYCCDRTTSIISWFAVSEEGNVLSFLGQQKTETQPCGFNIDTQGRFLVAAGQKSHHIAVYAIDAKSGKLAPIARYEVGQGPMWVSIIKR; from the coding sequence ATGATACATATTGTCTACGTTGCTAGCCCAGAAAGTCAGCAAATACACGTCTGGCAAATGGATAATCAAGGCTCGCTAACATTATTGCAAGTGTTAAACACCCCCGGTCAAGGGAAGCCGATGGCAATTCATCCAGCGAACACACACCTATATATTGGTGTTCGGCCGGTATGTGGTGTGGTAAGCTACTACATTGATAAACTAGGGTTGTTAACCGAAGCTAATATAACGCCGTTGCCGGGTAGCCCGACGCATTTAACCACAGATTCAAAGGGCAAGAAACTGTACAGCGTTTCCTATAGCAGCAGTTGTCTCAGCGTCAGCCCCATCGATGAGCATGGTATCGTCGGCGCGCCGCAGCAAACCCTGGAAGGATTAACCAACTGCCATTCCGCTAATGTAGATACCATCAATAAGTTACTCTGGGTGCCATGCCTGCAAGAAGATCGTATACGACTCTATGCTATTGACGAGTCTGAAAATTTGACAACTCTAAAGCCGGTGGCGCTAAAAAGTACCGGCGCTGGACCACGTCATATGGCTTTTCACTACAGCGGTAATTATGCCTATGTCATCAATGAACTCAGCGGTATGGTGCAGGTGATTGCTATAAACGCCGCGCGCACCGGTCCGCGTATTGTGCAAACACTAGATATGATGCATTCTTCTGGATTGAGTGATACCCGCTGGGCGGCTGATATTCATATTACTCCTAATGGAAATTTGCTTTACTGTTGCGATCGCACCACAAGCATTATCAGCTGGTTTGCAGTGTCGGAGGAAGGCAACGTACTAAGTTTTTTGGGCCAACAGAAAACTGAAACCCAGCCTTGTGGGTTCAATATCGATACCCAAGGGCGTTTCCTAGTTGCTGCCGGGCAGAAATCGCACCATATAGCAGTGTACGCCATCGATGCAAAATCAGGCAAACTAGCGCCCATAGCACGCTATGAGGTAGGGCAAGGACCGATGTGGGTATCGATCATAAAACGGTAA
- the trpCF gene encoding bifunctional indole-3-glycerol-phosphate synthase TrpC/phosphoribosylanthranilate isomerase TrpF, translating into MQDKILETIVAAKYKWVANRKQLQPLDSFFYQVHPSTRSFYQALSGTRTSFILECKQASPSKGIIRANFDPLAIAGVYRHYSSAISVLTEEKSFQGSFDFLRQVRQTVGQPILCKDFIIDPWQIYLARLYQADAILLMLSVLDDDTYCTLTSVAHSLSMGVLTEILNNAERERAIALKAQVVGINNRDLRDLSIDLNRTRTLGPCLPAGVTVISESGMKHYRQVHELSYYVNGFLIGSALMAELELMLAVNRVLLGENKVCGLTRAADARASLDAGMLYGGIIFVLGSPRQVKNNCCTVIAGAALRYIGVFFDAPMSKITAKARALSLAAVQLHGSEDKTYIDALRQSLPIDCRIWKALNINNTILARKLAQVERYLIDNGGGSGKPFDWLLLNDAALKNVMLAGGLGVDNCVAAASFSGVGLDYNSGVESSPGIKDHNKLATVFQTLRAY; encoded by the coding sequence ATGCAGGACAAGATACTTGAAACAATAGTCGCCGCTAAATATAAATGGGTGGCTAATCGAAAACAGCTGCAGCCGTTGGATAGTTTTTTTTATCAGGTACATCCCAGCACCCGCAGTTTTTATCAAGCACTGTCAGGTACTAGGACGTCTTTTATCCTAGAGTGCAAACAAGCGTCGCCGTCTAAGGGCATTATTCGCGCTAATTTTGACCCGCTAGCTATCGCTGGGGTGTACCGACATTACTCTTCTGCTATTTCGGTGCTAACCGAAGAGAAATCTTTCCAGGGCAGTTTCGATTTCTTACGTCAAGTTAGACAAACTGTGGGACAGCCGATCTTATGCAAAGATTTTATCATCGATCCCTGGCAGATTTACCTAGCTAGATTGTATCAGGCTGACGCTATTTTACTGATGTTATCCGTCCTGGATGATGATACCTACTGTACACTAACTTCAGTGGCCCACAGCCTAAGTATGGGAGTGTTGACTGAAATATTAAACAATGCCGAGCGCGAGCGAGCGATTGCGCTGAAAGCGCAGGTGGTTGGTATCAATAATCGAGATTTACGTGATTTGTCCATAGATTTGAACCGCACCCGCACCCTTGGTCCTTGTCTTCCAGCAGGAGTCACGGTCATTAGCGAGTCTGGCATGAAGCATTATCGTCAAGTACACGAACTAAGCTACTACGTCAATGGTTTTCTTATTGGTAGTGCGCTAATGGCCGAACTAGAATTGATGCTGGCGGTAAACAGGGTGCTACTAGGGGAAAACAAAGTCTGTGGTTTGACCCGCGCCGCTGATGCGCGCGCTTCTTTGGATGCCGGCATGCTTTACGGTGGGATCATTTTTGTTCTTGGTTCTCCTAGGCAGGTCAAAAATAATTGCTGCACCGTCATTGCCGGTGCAGCGCTGCGCTATATTGGTGTGTTTTTTGATGCTCCGATGAGCAAAATTACTGCTAAAGCAAGAGCACTATCGTTGGCAGCAGTACAGTTACACGGTAGCGAAGATAAGACCTATATTGACGCTCTGCGTCAGTCACTGCCAATCGATTGCCGTATATGGAAAGCACTAAATATAAACAATACCATACTGGCACGCAAACTGGCCCAAGTAGAGCGCTATTTGATTGACAATGGTGGCGGCAGCGGCAAACCTTTCGACTGGTTGCTATTAAATGATGCAGCGCTAAAGAACGTCATGCTTGCTGGCGGTCTGGGTGTAGATAATTGTGTGGCCGCTGCCAGTTTTAGCGGCGTTGGCCTGGATTACAATTCTGGAGTCGAAAGTTCACCTGGTATTAAAGATCATAATAAACTAGCAACGGTATTTCAAACGCTGCGTGCATATTAA
- the priB gene encoding primosomal replication protein N → MLANRLMLSGIVCKTPIRKVSPSGISHCQFVLEHRSVQHEAGFSRQAWCRLPVVFSGQQTININSIILGTHIAVQGFISCHQGRNGLSKIVLHAKVLHAEPIDLIYGD, encoded by the coding sequence ATGTTAGCAAACCGCCTGATGCTGTCGGGCATAGTGTGTAAAACACCTATACGTAAGGTGAGTCCTTCCGGTATTTCACATTGCCAGTTTGTGCTTGAGCACCGTTCTGTGCAGCACGAGGCTGGTTTTTCACGCCAGGCATGGTGTAGATTGCCCGTTGTGTTTAGTGGGCAACAAACTATTAATATAAACAGTATTATATTAGGCACGCATATTGCAGTGCAGGGGTTCATTAGTTGCCATCAAGGACGCAATGGCTTAAGCAAAATAGTGTTACATGCTAAAGTGTTACATGCTGAGCCAATTGATTTGATATATGGAGACTAG
- a CDS encoding UDP-2,3-diacylglucosamine diphosphatase, with protein sequence MSTLFISDIHLCAQNSATTASFLHFLRNRALDAQALYILGDLFETWIGDDDPNPLHHEISVALQILGQRCIPCYFIHGNRDFLLGKRYAITCGMTLLSAPQVMQLDGLSVVILHGDTLCTDDSEYQNFRRLVHQRWRQRLFLSLPLPLRLRIANRMRAKSLHVNAIKTYDIMDVNTQAVMTLMAHTGAKVMIHGHTHLPAIHRLPGARCRVVLGAWHRHGSVIEVTATSVKLCEFSVKTTDYS encoded by the coding sequence ATGTCAACGCTGTTCATCTCAGATATTCATCTTTGCGCACAAAATTCGGCTACTACCGCCAGTTTTCTGCATTTTTTGCGTAACAGGGCCCTGGACGCTCAAGCATTATATATTCTTGGTGATTTGTTTGAGACATGGATAGGGGATGATGATCCTAATCCGTTACATCACGAAATTTCTGTTGCACTGCAAATTTTGGGTCAGCGCTGTATTCCCTGCTATTTTATCCATGGTAATCGTGATTTCCTACTCGGTAAGCGCTATGCTATAACTTGCGGTATGACGCTGTTGTCAGCACCGCAGGTTATGCAGCTTGATGGGCTTAGTGTCGTGATACTGCATGGCGACACGTTGTGTACCGACGATAGCGAATACCAGAATTTTCGCCGATTAGTGCATCAACGCTGGCGGCAACGACTATTTTTATCGCTACCATTGCCATTGCGGTTAAGAATTGCCAATAGAATGCGCGCGAAGAGCCTGCATGTAAATGCAATTAAAACCTACGATATCATGGACGTTAACACACAGGCAGTGATGACATTGATGGCGCACACTGGTGCTAAGGTGATGATACATGGCCATACCCACCTACCAGCTATTCACCGTTTACCTGGTGCGCGCTGTCGTGTTGTGCTTGGTGCTTGGCACCGCCACGGGTCGGTTATTGAGGTTACGGCCACAAGCGTTAAACTATGCGAGTTCTCTGTTAAGACTACTGACTACTCATAG
- the trpB gene encoding tryptophan synthase subunit beta, producing the protein MTLVNPYFGEFGGMYVPQILMPTLLQLEEAFVNAQSDHAFQAEFSSLLTHYAGRPTPLTICHNLTTGTKTKLYLKREDLLHGGAHKTNQVLGQALLAKRMGKTEIIAETGAGQHGVASALSSALLGLKCRIYMGEKDIERQSPNVFRMKLMGAEVIPVHSGSSTLKDACNEALRDWSDSYERAHYMLGTAAGPHPFPTIVREFQRMIGEETRAQILEHEQRLPDALIACVGGGSNAIGMFADFINEPDVRLIGVEPGGKGIETGNHGASLKHGRTGIYFGMKSPMMQSAEGQIEESYSISAGLDFPSVGPQHAYLDSIGRAEYVSVTDEEALGAFQRLSRQAGIIPALESSHALAHALRMIQEAPKKEQILVVNLSGRGDKDILTVHDILSERGEI; encoded by the coding sequence ATGACACTAGTTAATCCTTATTTTGGCGAGTTTGGCGGTATGTATGTGCCCCAAATTCTTATGCCAACGCTGCTCCAACTGGAAGAGGCGTTCGTTAACGCCCAAAGCGACCATGCATTTCAGGCTGAATTCAGTAGTCTGCTTACACATTACGCTGGGCGGCCGACACCACTAACCATTTGCCACAATCTAACCACCGGTACTAAGACAAAATTGTATCTGAAACGAGAAGACTTACTACACGGTGGCGCCCATAAAACCAACCAGGTATTGGGCCAAGCACTCTTGGCCAAACGCATGGGAAAAACAGAAATTATCGCTGAAACTGGTGCTGGCCAGCACGGCGTAGCATCGGCACTTTCTTCTGCATTGCTTGGGCTGAAATGCCGCATTTATATGGGTGAAAAAGATATTGAGCGCCAGTCACCGAACGTATTTCGTATGAAGCTGATGGGTGCAGAGGTCATTCCAGTACACAGCGGTTCCTCTACCCTAAAAGATGCCTGCAACGAAGCTTTGCGCGACTGGTCCGACAGTTATGAAAGAGCTCACTATATGCTAGGCACCGCTGCCGGTCCACATCCGTTCCCTACCATCGTGCGCGAATTTCAGCGAATGATAGGCGAGGAGACGCGCGCACAAATATTAGAGCACGAACAACGCCTGCCGGATGCATTAATTGCCTGTGTTGGTGGCGGTTCCAACGCCATCGGGATGTTCGCTGATTTCATTAATGAACCTGACGTGCGCCTGATAGGCGTGGAGCCAGGCGGTAAAGGTATCGAAACTGGCAATCATGGTGCATCTCTTAAACATGGCCGGACTGGCATCTACTTCGGCATGAAGTCGCCGATGATGCAATCCGCCGAAGGACAGATTGAGGAGTCATATTCGATCTCAGCTGGTTTGGACTTTCCTTCGGTTGGTCCCCAGCATGCTTACCTTGATAGCATCGGTCGCGCCGAGTACGTATCGGTTACTGATGAAGAAGCATTGGGCGCATTCCAGCGCCTATCACGCCAAGCTGGCATTATACCAGCGCTTGAATCATCCCACGCTTTAGCCCATGCGCTACGTATGATTCAAGAGGCACCAAAAAAAGAACAGATACTCGTAGTAAATCTGTCTGGCCGAGGAGATAAAGATATTTTAACCGTTCATGATATTTTATCCGAACGAGGAGAAATCTAA
- a CDS encoding riboflavin synthase produces MFTGIVQTTVPIIAIEEKNYFRTHYLRLPAELLLDLSIGSSVAHNGCCLTVTGINSNMVSFDLMKETLILTNLGQLGVGDEVNIERAARLQAEIGGHLMSGHVRCTAELTKIITSENNRQIWCSMQNRQLMKYILHKGYIGVEGISLTVGEITGSCFCVHVIPETLLRTNLGQKRLGESVNIELDPQTQVIVNTVERVLVSK; encoded by the coding sequence ATGTTTACAGGGATTGTGCAAACCACAGTGCCCATTATTGCGATTGAAGAAAAAAATTATTTTCGTACCCATTACCTCCGTCTTCCTGCTGAGCTGTTGCTTGATTTATCCATTGGCTCCTCTGTCGCCCATAATGGTTGTTGTCTGACAGTTACCGGAATTAATAGCAACATGGTAAGTTTTGATCTGATGAAAGAAACGCTCATACTTACCAACTTGGGCCAGCTTGGGGTCGGCGACGAGGTTAACATTGAACGGGCGGCGCGCCTACAGGCAGAAATTGGTGGACATCTTATGTCAGGGCACGTTAGATGCACAGCCGAACTAACTAAAATTATCACATCAGAGAACAACCGACAGATTTGGTGTTCAATGCAAAATAGGCAACTAATGAAATATATCCTGCATAAAGGCTATATCGGCGTTGAAGGCATAAGTTTGACGGTAGGCGAGATTACAGGCAGCTGTTTTTGTGTGCATGTGATACCTGAAACTTTGTTGCGCACCAACCTAGGTCAAAAACGGCTCGGCGAGAGCGTCAATATCGAACTTGACCCACAGACGCAGGTAATTGTTAATACCGTGGAACGGGTATTAGTTAGTAAGTAA
- a CDS encoding YciC family protein, with the protein MPRIASTMYQDMLNFFRNQLTSVVLLALLTALINVILGYILSPGSAQLRILNDCNNISNIADMSIQQLVRNMSLEQQMVLLKAAAASTIAGIVGNVLLASGLLNMVRLTSNNQQPNSVLRAIGLSAPILPRLLLLIFLTTLLVQLGMLFIIVPGVVFAIAFSLAPVIATSDNLGTIKSMRMSASLAFANIRLLAPAVCLWLLAKAIVLLLATKLTIISSLIVAVLLNGLINLLSAILLIYLFRLYILLR; encoded by the coding sequence ATGCCAAGAATAGCAAGTACCATGTACCAAGACATGCTAAATTTTTTCCGCAATCAGTTGACTAGTGTCGTGCTGTTGGCGCTATTAACAGCACTGATCAATGTTATTCTGGGGTATATACTGTCTCCGGGTAGCGCTCAGTTGAGAATACTGAACGACTGTAATAATATTAGTAACATTGCAGATATGAGCATTCAGCAGTTGGTACGAAATATGTCGCTTGAACAGCAAATGGTGCTGCTGAAAGCAGCTGCTGCTAGCACTATTGCTGGTATAGTCGGTAACGTTCTGCTTGCAAGCGGGCTGCTGAACATGGTTCGCCTGACCTCTAACAATCAGCAGCCTAACAGTGTATTACGCGCTATCGGCTTGTCTGCACCTATTTTACCGCGCCTGTTGTTACTAATTTTTCTTACAACATTGCTGGTGCAACTGGGAATGCTGTTTATTATCGTACCTGGTGTTGTATTTGCCATCGCCTTTAGCCTGGCGCCAGTAATTGCTACCAGCGATAATCTAGGCACGATTAAATCAATGCGTATGAGCGCTAGTTTGGCGTTTGCTAATATCCGTTTGCTAGCACCTGCGGTATGTTTATGGCTGCTAGCTAAGGCTATAGTGTTACTGTTGGCAACCAAGTTAACGATAATATCATCGCTTATAGTAGCGGTGTTATTAAATGGGTTAATCAATCTTCTTTCTGCTATTCTGCTGATCTATCTATTTCGCCTATATATTTTGTTGCGATAG
- the rplI gene encoding 50S ribosomal protein L9, protein MQVILLAKVSNLGGFSDQVKVKAGYARNYLIPQGKAVPATKENLKEFEVRRAELETKLADIQAAAETRAAKLQEVGCIIIAAKAGNEGKLFGSIGARNVADAITTAGVNVTKSEVRLPHGVLRNIGDHDVKIQVYNDMFVTLNVVIVPEA, encoded by the coding sequence ATGCAAGTGATTCTGCTTGCTAAAGTAAGTAACCTGGGCGGTTTTAGTGATCAGGTTAAAGTGAAAGCTGGCTATGCTCGTAACTACCTAATTCCGCAGGGCAAAGCAGTGCCAGCTACCAAGGAAAACTTGAAAGAGTTTGAGGTACGTCGTGCTGAATTGGAAACAAAACTGGCGGATATTCAGGCTGCCGCTGAAACACGCGCTGCAAAACTTCAGGAAGTAGGTTGCATTATTATTGCGGCTAAAGCAGGCAACGAAGGTAAACTTTTTGGCTCTATTGGTGCCCGTAACGTCGCGGACGCAATAACTACTGCAGGAGTTAATGTAACTAAAAGTGAAGTACGTTTGCCACATGGTGTGTTGCGCAATATTGGTGACCACGACGTCAAAATTCAGGTATATAACGATATGTTCGTTACCCTGAATGTAGTAATTGTGCCTGAAGCATAA
- the rpsR gene encoding 30S ribosomal protein S18, giving the protein MGSYFRRRKFCRFTADGVVEIDYKDIAMLKNYITESGKIVPSRITGTRAKYQRQLASAIKRARYLALLPYTDLHH; this is encoded by the coding sequence ATGGGAAGTTATTTCCGTCGTCGCAAATTCTGCCGTTTTACCGCGGATGGCGTTGTTGAGATTGATTACAAAGACATCGCTATGCTGAAAAACTATATCACTGAAAGTGGAAAAATTGTCCCGAGCCGGATTACCGGTACTCGTGCCAAATACCAACGGCAGCTAGCCAGCGCTATCAAGCGTGCGCGTTACCTTGCGCTATTGCCGTACACTGATCTGCATCATTAA
- the rluB gene encoding 23S rRNA pseudouridine(2605) synthase RluB — protein sequence MRCARHDKLQKILARSGYGARRKIEALIEQGRVSVDGQVATLGDRVEVINTTKIRIDGRIITIQPVENNRCRVLAYYKQEGELCTRRDPDGRPTVFDRLPLLNHSRWVAIGRLDINTSGLLLFTNDGELAHFLMHPSCEIEREYAVRVFGIVDEGKLRQLTSGVQLEDGYAYFNSLKLQEGGTGLNQWYTVTLKEGRNREVRRMWEAVGLQVSRLIRVRYGNISLPKGMQRGSWAMLPPEQISYLMRRDYTGNTIKAHSRCSGNHHSKKKKQLHSR from the coding sequence ATGAGATGCGCAAGGCATGACAAACTACAAAAAATCCTGGCCCGCTCCGGATATGGTGCACGCAGAAAGATCGAAGCACTTATTGAGCAGGGTCGCGTGAGCGTAGACGGTCAAGTTGCTACTCTGGGAGATCGTGTGGAGGTAATTAATACTACCAAGATCCGCATTGATGGTCGAATTATCACTATCCAACCGGTAGAAAACAATCGTTGCCGCGTGCTGGCATATTATAAACAGGAAGGCGAACTATGTACACGCCGCGATCCGGATGGAAGGCCAACGGTGTTTGATCGCCTGCCACTTCTCAATCATTCCCGCTGGGTGGCCATTGGCCGCCTGGATATCAACACATCAGGGCTATTGTTATTTACCAATGATGGAGAACTTGCTCATTTCTTGATGCATCCTAGCTGTGAAATCGAACGTGAATATGCCGTGCGTGTTTTCGGCATAGTGGATGAGGGGAAATTACGTCAGCTGACCAGCGGTGTTCAGCTAGAAGATGGTTATGCTTACTTTAACAGCTTGAAGTTACAGGAGGGGGGAACAGGTCTAAACCAGTGGTACACTGTTACTCTGAAGGAAGGGCGTAATCGCGAAGTGCGGCGAATGTGGGAAGCAGTTGGACTACAAGTAAGTCGTCTTATCCGCGTGCGCTACGGTAACATTAGCCTGCCCAAGGGAATGCAACGCGGCAGTTGGGCTATGCTGCCGCCAGAACAGATAAGTTATCTTATGCGACGGGATTATACTGGTAACACAATCAAAGCACATTCACGCTGTAGTGGTAACCACCATAGCAAAAAAAAAAAACAACTACACAGTAGATAA
- a CDS encoding anthranilate synthase component 1: MQQITSSQYQIELLYAQASYSSDPTAIFNQLCGNRPATLLLESAEIDKKHDLESMMVVDSALRITALGQTVTIQALSANGAALLPLLKEALPEQVPLIVHPYGCELTFPQTEQAVDEDARLCSLSVFDCLRLLLKLVKQPPASPKAMFFGGLFAYDLVAGFEALPLLRPGQRCPDYCFYLAETLLILDHQQQTCELQCSLFSPNTVEKQRLQQRIEQLRHQLLTQVPEPLPHLVIDTMSLTCSHSDEEYGIIIRRMQQAIRKGEIFQVVPSRRFFLPCASSLAAYRTLKKNNPSPYMFFMQDKEFTLFGASPESALKYDPNNRQIEIYPIAGTRPRGHRDDGTLDADLDSRIELAMRIDHKELAEHLMLVDLARNDLARICEPGTRYVADLTKVDRYSFVMHLVSRVVGKLRADLDVLHAYRACMNMGTLSGAPKVRAMQLIAEAEGERRGSYGGAIGYFTATGALDTCIIIRSAYVEDGIATVQAGAGVVLDSVPQTEADESRNKARAVLRAIATTHDAKELF; the protein is encoded by the coding sequence ATGCAACAAATAACAAGTAGCCAATACCAGATAGAATTGCTGTACGCTCAAGCCTCTTACAGTTCCGATCCTACGGCTATATTCAACCAGTTGTGTGGTAACCGTCCCGCGACACTATTGCTGGAATCAGCTGAGATTGATAAGAAGCATGATCTTGAAAGCATGATGGTAGTGGACAGCGCGCTGCGGATCACCGCCCTTGGCCAAACTGTAACAATTCAGGCTCTGAGTGCCAACGGCGCCGCTCTGTTGCCGCTGCTAAAAGAAGCTTTACCGGAGCAGGTGCCGTTGATTGTGCATCCCTATGGCTGTGAGCTAACTTTCCCACAAACGGAACAAGCAGTAGATGAGGACGCCAGGCTATGTTCGTTGTCTGTATTTGATTGTCTACGTCTGCTACTGAAGCTGGTTAAGCAACCGCCAGCATCACCGAAAGCGATGTTTTTCGGGGGCTTGTTCGCTTATGATCTAGTTGCTGGTTTTGAAGCTTTGCCGTTACTGCGTCCAGGACAACGTTGCCCAGATTATTGCTTTTATCTTGCTGAAACTCTTCTGATACTAGATCATCAGCAGCAAACCTGTGAACTGCAGTGCAGCCTATTTAGCCCCAATACAGTGGAAAAACAGCGATTGCAGCAACGTATTGAGCAATTACGACATCAGCTGCTAACTCAGGTGCCTGAACCACTACCGCATTTGGTTATTGATACCATGTCACTAACCTGCAGCCATAGCGACGAGGAGTATGGCATAATTATACGTCGCATGCAGCAGGCCATTCGCAAAGGAGAAATTTTCCAGGTAGTGCCATCTAGGAGATTTTTCCTGCCATGTGCTTCTTCGCTTGCCGCCTACCGCACGTTGAAAAAAAATAATCCCAGTCCATATATGTTTTTCATGCAAGATAAGGAATTCACTTTGTTTGGTGCCTCGCCGGAAAGCGCGTTAAAATACGATCCAAACAACAGGCAAATTGAAATTTACCCGATTGCTGGAACCCGCCCGCGTGGTCACCGCGATGACGGTACGTTGGATGCCGATCTCGACAGCAGAATCGAGCTGGCAATGAGAATTGATCATAAAGAGTTAGCTGAGCATCTGATGTTAGTAGATTTGGCGCGCAACGATCTTGCGCGCATCTGTGAACCTGGCACTCGCTATGTAGCAGATCTTACCAAAGTCGATCGCTATTCTTTCGTCATGCATTTAGTTTCGCGGGTGGTAGGTAAGCTGAGAGCTGATCTTGACGTGCTACATGCTTATCGTGCTTGCATGAACATGGGTACATTGAGTGGAGCACCAAAAGTTCGAGCAATGCAGCTTATAGCCGAGGCTGAAGGTGAACGCCGCGGTAGTTACGGCGGTGCAATTGGTTATTTCACTGCTACTGGCGCTCTCGATACCTGTATTATCATCCGTTCCGCCTATGTAGAAGACGGCATAGCCACAGTACAGGCAGGGGCGGGCGTGGTACTGGATTCTGTTCCACAAACTGAAGCCGACGAAAGTCGCAATAAAGCACGTGCGGTTTTGCGCGCGATTGCTACCACCCATGATGCAAAGGAACTGTTCTAA